The window TAAAGTTCGATCGAGACGTCTGAAAGCAAGCAAAAAGCATTCTCACGCCCGTTCGCTTCTCTCACTCAAGACGCAAAGACCGCGAAGAAGACAAACCCATTCTCTTCAAGGTTTTCTTTGCGTCTTTGCGTGAAATGTCTTTCAGGCGTTCCCCTCAGGCTCCAGGGCGTGCAGAACCTTGGCGAGGGTCTGTCTGCGATCCTTCAGCGCCTCACGGTAGTCCTGACTGTCGGTGTTGGATATCTCCATGCCCAAATCGGAAATATCCGAGCTGAGAACCTCGATCAGAATTCTGTGCTCCTCGGGGGTCAAATCCAGATGAATCATAGAGTACCTCCTTTCAACGGTTCGACTGGGACAGACTGCTGGCCGAGGCGAATCATTGAGTTTTGGTCCTATATCCATTTTAGGCCATCAGGCACGAGAAGCAACAGGGAGAGAAGCGGAAATTCTATGGCGATTGCCCTTTCGGCCGGCCCTGGCTGAGTTGGCTTATTCGGCGGCAGCCGGCTCTTCCTCCTCTGCGGGTTTCTTCTTGCCGAAGAAACGGGCGATCCAGATGCCCACCTCGTAGAGGATGATGAAAGGCAGGGCGATGGCGGTCTGGGAGAAGACGTCCGGCGGGGTCAGGATGGCGCCGAGGACAAAAGCCGCCAGCAGGGCGAACTTGCGGTTTTTGGCCAGCCAGTGGTAGTCGACCACTCCCATCCGGGCCAGAAAGAAGATGACGATGGGCAGCTCGAATACCAGGCCGAAGGCGAAAAGGAGCTTGCTCGACAGGGAGAGGTAACCGCCCATGGAGAGCATGGCGTTGATCTCCCCGGTGCCGGTGCCGAACTTGATCAGAAAGGTAAAAATAGTCGGGAAGACAAAGACGAAGCCGAAATAGGTGCCGAGACCGAAACAGAGGCAGCTTGCGAAAACAAAAGGAATCGCAAATTTTTTCTCGTGGGCGTAGAGGCCCGGAGCGACAAAGCCCCAGAGCTGCCAGAAGATCACCGGAAGGGCGATGAGCGCCCCGGCTATGGCGCCGATCTTCAGATAGGTGAAGAAGGGTTCGGTGGCGGTGATGAAGACCAGTGAACTCCCTTCGGGGAGGGCCGCGCGGACAGGATCGGCGATGAATTCGAAAAGCCGCTCGGCAAAACCGTAGCAGGCGATAAAGGCCACCAGCCAGGATCCGGCGGCGATCATAAGGCGCTTGCGCAGCTCTTCAAGGTGTTCCGTGAAAGGGAGTTGTTTATCCGCCATTGGACGGTTCCTTCAACTCCGATTCGGTCGGTTTCTTCACCTCCGGCTCGGCCCTCTCCTTCTCCTCCGGCATGGCCGGCTTCGCCTCCGGCTTGGCCGGCTCCTTCGAATCCGAGTCATCGGGCTTCCGCGGTTCCGGAGCATCCGGGACCGGGGCTTTCTGCTCCTCGGAGTAGGGCTCGGGGCTGGCGCCCGGAGGCTGGATCTTCCCATCCCGAAGCAGCTTGTCTCGGGTTTCAGAAGTGCGGCTTTCTTCGTGGAAAGTATGCTTCAGCTCATCGGTGGCGCGCCTGAATTCGGCCAGCCCGCGGCCCAGAGCCCGGGCGATGTCGGGGAGCTTTTTCGGTCCTATGACGATAAGCGCCAGGGCCAGGATGAGCAGCAGCTCGGGCATGCCGATTCCGAACATGGTATGATACCTCTCAGGAAAGAAACGGGGAAGTTTTGCCGGAGTGCTGAGAATAGCCCCAATCCCCACCCCTGTCAAGACCCAAGGGGATCATATAAGGGTTTGACATAGCAGGGGTTTTAAACTAGTATACGGCGGCAAACACTGCCAGGAAAGGGTTACGATGGACCAGGAAGAGATCAAGCAGGAGATTCGCCGTATGGCCAGGGAGCGCAACGCGCTTCTTCTGGCACACAACTACCAGCGGGACGAGGTCCAGGAGATTGCTGATATCACAGGGGATTCCCTCGCGCTCTCCATGGAGGCCGCCCGCACGGACCGGGAGGTCATCGTCTTCTGCGGCGTGCACTTCATGGCCGAAAGCGCCTCGATTCTGGCGCCTGACAAGATCGTGCTCCTTCCCCGACTCGACGCCGGCTGCCCCATGGCCGACATGGTCACTCCGGAGGGGCTGCGCCGGATGAAGGCCGAGCACCCCGGGGCCACGGTCGTCACCTACGTCAACTCCAGCGCCGACGTCAAGGCGGAGAGCGATATCTGCTGCACCAGCTCCAACGCCGTCAACGTGGTCCGCTCCGTGAAAACCGAGGAGGTCATCCTGGTGCCGGACCGCAATCTCGGAAAGTACATCGCCGCGCAC is drawn from Desulfuromonas sp. TF and contains these coding sequences:
- a CDS encoding twin-arginine translocase TatA/TatE family subunit gives rise to the protein MFGIGMPELLLILALALIVIGPKKLPDIARALGRGLAEFRRATDELKHTFHEESRTSETRDKLLRDGKIQPPGASPEPYSEEQKAPVPDAPEPRKPDDSDSKEPAKPEAKPAMPEEKERAEPEVKKPTESELKEPSNGG
- the tatC gene encoding twin-arginine translocase subunit TatC, translating into MADKQLPFTEHLEELRKRLMIAAGSWLVAFIACYGFAERLFEFIADPVRAALPEGSSLVFITATEPFFTYLKIGAIAGALIALPVIFWQLWGFVAPGLYAHEKKFAIPFVFASCLCFGLGTYFGFVFVFPTIFTFLIKFGTGTGEINAMLSMGGYLSLSSKLLFAFGLVFELPIVIFFLARMGVVDYHWLAKNRKFALLAAFVLGAILTPPDVFSQTAIALPFIILYEVGIWIARFFGKKKPAEEEEPAAAE
- the nadA gene encoding quinolinate synthase NadA, which encodes MDQEEIKQEIRRMARERNALLLAHNYQRDEVQEIADITGDSLALSMEAARTDREVIVFCGVHFMAESASILAPDKIVLLPRLDAGCPMADMVTPEGLRRMKAEHPGATVVTYVNSSADVKAESDICCTSSNAVNVVRSVKTEEVILVPDRNLGKYIAAHTDKTCHLWEGYCPTHDRLLVSDVRRAQKEHPDALFMAHPECPPEILEMADHICSTSGMYDYARKSPAKKFIVGTEAGILYRLRRENPDKEFFLPTSRLICPNMKLTSLEDILKSLQTMSPEITVPADIREKAKVTLDRMLAVPRDAG